A single genomic interval of Tursiops truncatus isolate mTurTru1 chromosome 1, mTurTru1.mat.Y, whole genome shotgun sequence harbors:
- the LINGO4 gene encoding leucine-rich repeat and immunoglobulin-like domain-containing nogo receptor-interacting protein 4, whose translation MGSSISLSPLRRPREVQGPHHLKPLSNKGHVIVYSRMEEGMAAATTPKQAWPPIFFLLLLSGGSSGGCPAVCDCTSQPRAVLCAHRRLEAVPGGLPLDTELLDLSGNRLWGLQRGMLSRLGLLRELDLSYNQLSTLEPGAFHGLQRLLTLRLQGNRLRIVGPRVFSGLSSLTLLDIRLNQIVLFLDGAFGELGSLQQLEVGDNHLVFVAPGAFAGLAKLSTFTLERCNLSTVPGPALARLPALGVLRLRELDIGRLPGGALQGLGQLKELEIHHWPPLEALEPGSLTGLNLSSLAITRCNLSSVPFQALHHLSFLRVLDLSQNPISAIPARRLSPLVRLQELRLSGACLTSIAAHAFHGLTAFHLLDVADNALQTLEETAFSSPDKLVTLRLSGNPLTCDCRLVWLLRLRRRLDFGTSPPACAGPQNVQGKSLREFSDILPPGHFTCQPALIRKSGPRWVIAEEGGHAVFSCSGDGDPAPIVSWMRPQGAWLGRAGRVRVLEDGTLEIRSVQLRDRGAYVCVVSNVAGNDSLRTWLEVIQVEPPNSTLSDPNITMPGIPGPFFLDSRGIAMVLAVGFLPFLTSVTLCFGLIALWSKGKGRVKHHMTFDFVAPRASGDKNSGGNRVTAKLF comes from the coding sequence ATGGGTAGCTCAAtatctctctctcctctaagGAGGCCCAGGGAAGTCCAGGGTCCCCATCATCTGAAGCCACTTTCCAATAAGGGCCATGTCATCGTCTATTCCAGGATGGAAGAGGGGATGGCTGCGGCCACTACTCCAAAGCAAGCCTGGCCCCCCATCTTTTTCCTGCTCCTCCTGTCTGGGGGGAGTAGCGGCGGCTGCCCTGCTGTGTGTGACTGCACCTCCCAACCCCGGGCAGTGCTCTGTGCCCACCGGCGACTGGAGGCTGTACCAGGGGGACTCCCGCTGGACACCGAGCTCCTGGACCTGAGTGGGAACCGCCTATGGGGGCTTCAGCGGGGAATGCTCTCCCGCCTGGGCCTGCTCCGGGAACTGGACCTCAGCTACAACCAGCTGTCCACCCTCGAGCCAGGGGCCTTCCATGGTCTGCAGAGACTGCTCACCCTGAGGCTGCAGGGCAACCGTCTGCGAATCGTGGGCCCCAGGGTCTTCTCAGGCCTGTCTTCCCTCACGCTGCTGGACATTCGCCTCAACCAGATTGTCCTCTTCCTCGATGGAGCTTTTGGGGAGCTAGGCAGCCTCCAGCAGCTGGAGGTTGGGGACAACCACCTGGTGTTTGTGGCTCCGGGAGCCTTTGCGGGACTGGCCAAGCTGAGCACCTTCACCCTGGAGCGCTGCAACCTCAGCACCGTGCCTGGCCCGGCCCTGGCCCGCCTTCCAGCGCTAGGGGTCCTGAGGCTCCGGGAATTAGATATTGGGAGGCTGCCGGGAGGGGCGCTGCAAGGGCTGGGGCAGTTAAAGGAGCTGGAGATCCATCACTGGCCGCCTCTGGAGGCTCTGGAGCCTGGGAGCCTGACTGGGCTCAATCTCAGCAGTCTGGCCATCACCCGCTGCAATCTGAGCTCGGTGCCCTTCCAAGCGCTGCACCACCTGAGCTTCCTCAGGGTCCTGGATCTGTCTCAGAACCCCATCTCTGCCATCCCAGCCCGGAGGCTCAGCCCCCTGGTGCGGCTCCAGGAGCTCCGACTGTCAGGGGCGTGCCTCACCTCCATCGCTGCCCACGCCTTCCATGGTTTGACTGCCTTCCACCTCCTAGACGTGGCGGATAACGCCCTTCAGACACTGGAGGAAACAGCCTTCTCTTCTCCAGACAAACTGGTCACCCTGAGGCTGTCTGGTAACCCCCTGACCTGTGACTGCCGCCTCGTCTGGCTGCTCCGGCTCCGCCGCCGCCTGGACTTTGGCACGTCCCCCCCTGCCTGTGCCGGCCCCCAGAACGTCCAGGGGAAGAGCCTGAGGGAGTTTTCAGACATCCTACCTCCAGGGCACTTCACTTGCCAACCGGCCCTGATCCGAAAGTCCGGGCCACGATGGGTCATTGCAGAGGAGGGGGGGCATGCTGTTTTCTCCTGCTCTGGAGATGGAGACCCAGCCCCCATCGTCTCCTGGATGAGGCCTCAGGGGGCTTGGCTGGGAAGGGCCGGGAGAGTAAGGGTCCTGGAGGATGGGACGCTGGAGATCCGCTCTGTGCAGCTACGGGATAGAGGGGCCTATGTCTGTGTGGTCAGCAATGTAGCTGGGAATGACTCCCTGAGGACCTGGCTGGAAGTAATCCAAGTTGAACCTCCAAACAGCACTCTCTCTGACCCCAACATCACCATGCCAGGGATCCCAGGGCCTTTCTTCCTGGATAGCAGAGGCATAGCTATGGTGCTGGCAGTCggcttcctccccttcctcacctCGGTAACCCTGTGCTTTGGCCTCATTGCCCTCTGGAGCAAAGGCAAAGGCCGGGTCAAACATCACATGACCTTTGACTTTGTGGCACCCCGAGCCTCTGGGGATAAGAACTCTGGGGGTAACCGGGTCACTGCCAAGCTCTTCTGA
- the TDRKH gene encoding tudor and KH domain-containing protein isoform X3: MKAPFPSFAYFRRQQKMSTERTSWTSLSTIQKIALGLGIPASAVVAYILYRRYRESREERLTFVGEDDIEIEMRVPQEAVKLIIGRQGANIKQLRKQTGARIDVDTEDVGDERVLLISGFPVQVCKAKAAIHQILTESTPVSEQLSVPQRSVGRIIGRGGETIRSICKASGAKINCDKESEGTLLLSRLIKISGTQKEVAAAKHLILEKVSEDEELRKRIAHSAETRVPRKQPISVRREEVTEPAGAGKPALWKNTGTSLEQAAPLAVPPRRGGGDTSVVGPEERSCRKPNDDNLQKFGAQTSPETSMFEIPSPDFSFHADEFLEVYVSASEHPNHFWIQIIGSRSLQLDKLVREMTQHYENSLPEDLTVHVGDIVAAPLPTNGSWYRARVLGTLENGNLDLYFVDFGDNGYCPLRDLRVLRSDFLSLPFQAIECSLARIAPSGEQWEEEALDEFDRLTHCAGWKPLVAKISSYVQSGISTWPKIHLYDTSNGKATETDVSLRSTVTETKKSPGEMAHTLSCLSLLEAASVSGDDNLEDDYLV, from the exons atgaaagctccttttccttcatttgcttattttaggAGGCAGCAGAAAATGTCCACTGAACGGACTTCTTGGACAAGTTTGTCCACTATTCAGAAAATAGCACTGGGCCTCGGGATCCCAGCCAGTGCAGTGGTTGCCTATATCCTATACCGCAGATATAGGGAAAGCAGAG AAGAGCGGCTGACATTTGTTGGGGAGGATGACATCGAGATAGAGATGCGAGTCCCCCAGGAGGCTGTGAAGCTCATCATTGGCCGGCAAGGAGCCAATATTAAACAG CTACGAAAACAGACAGGTGCTCGGATCGATGTGGACACGGAGGATGTAGGAGATGAGCGGGTGCTGCTTATCAGTGGTTTTCCTGTTCAGGTGTGCAAGGCCAAAGCAGCAATTCATCAGATCCTGACTGAGAGTACCCCAGTGTCTGAGCAGCTCTCAGTTCCCCAGAGATCTGTGGGCAGAATCATAG GGAGAGGCGGCGAGACAATTCGTTCTATCTGTAAGGCCTCGGGAGCCAAAATAAACTGTGACAAAGAATCAGAGGGGACATTGCTACTATCAAGACTTATAAAAATCTCAGGAACACAGAAGGAGGTGGCAGCAGCTAAG CATTTGATACTGGAGAAAGTTTCAGAAGATGAAGAACTTAGGAAGAGAATTGCTCATTCTGCAGAAACCAGAGTCCCACGGAAGCAGCCAATCAGCGTAAGAAGAGAGGAAGTGACAGAGCCAGCTGGGGCTGGAAAGCCAGCTTTATGGAAAAACACTGGCACTAGCTTGGAGCAGGCTGCACCTCTGGCAGTTCCTCCCCGCAGAGGAGGTGGCGACACGTCTGTTGTAGGACCAGAAGAGCGTTCCTGCAGGAAACCTAATGATGACAACCTTCAGAAGTTTGGAGCCCAGACCAGTCCAGAGACATCCATGTTTGAAA TCCCCAGTCCAGACTTCAGTTTCCATGCTGATGAATTCCTAGAAGTCTATGTCTCTGCCTCTGAACATCCTAACCACTTCTGGATCCAAATCATTGGCTCCCGCAGCCTGCAACTGGATAAGCTTGTCAGGGAGATGACCCAGCACTATGAAAATAGTCTG CCTGAAGACTTGACTGTGCATGTAGGAGACATTGTCGCAGCACCTTTACCTACAAATGGTTCCTGGTATCGAGCCCGAGTCCTTGGCACCTTGGAGAATGGGAACCTGGACCTCTACTTCGTTGACTTTGGAGATAATGGATATTGTCCACTGAGGGACCTCAGGGTGCTCAG gaGTGACTTCCTAAGCCTTCCATTTCAAGCAATAGAGTGTAGTCTGGCACGGATAGCCCCCTCAG GTGAACAATGGGAAGAGGAAGCTTTGGATGAGTTTGACAGACTCACTCACTGTGCTGGGTGGAAGCCCCTGGTGGCCAAGATCTCTAGCTACGTCCAGTCTGGGATCTCAACTTGGCCCAAGATCCACTTATACGACACTAGCAATGGGAAG GCCACAGAAACAGATGTCTCTCTCCGCAGCACAGTCACTGAGACCAAGAAGAGTCCTGGAGAGATGGCGCATACCCTGTCCTGCCTCAGTTTATTAG AAGCTGCCTCTGTGTCTGGTGATGATAACCTTGAAGATGACTACTTAGTCTGA
- the TDRKH gene encoding tudor and KH domain-containing protein isoform X1, with protein sequence MKAPFPSFAYFRRQQKMSTERTSWTSLSTIQKIALGLGIPASAVVAYILYRRYRESREERLTFVGEDDIEIEMRVPQEAVKLIIGRQGANIKQLRKQTGARIDVDTEDVGDERVLLISGFPVQVCKAKAAIHQILTESTPVSEQLSVPQRSVGRIIGRGGETIRSICKASGAKINCDKESEGTLLLSRLIKISGTQKEVAAAKHLILEKVSEDEELRKRIAHSAETRVPRKQPISVRREEVTEPAGAGKPALWKNTGTSLEQAAPLAVPPRRGGGDTSVVGPEERSCRKPNDDNLQKFGAQTSPETSMFEIPSPDFSFHADEFLEVYVSASEHPNHFWIQIIGSRSLQLDKLVREMTQHYENSLPEDLTVHVGDIVAAPLPTNGSWYRARVLGTLENGNLDLYFVDFGDNGYCPLRDLRVLRSDFLSLPFQAIECSLARIAPSGEQWEEEALDEFDRLTHCAGWKPLVAKISSYVQSGISTWPKIHLYDTSNGKKLDIGLELVRKGYAIELPEDMEENRAVPVTSPNVATETDVSLRSTVTETKKSPGEMAHTLSCLSLLEAASVSGDDNLEDDYLV encoded by the exons atgaaagctccttttccttcatttgcttattttaggAGGCAGCAGAAAATGTCCACTGAACGGACTTCTTGGACAAGTTTGTCCACTATTCAGAAAATAGCACTGGGCCTCGGGATCCCAGCCAGTGCAGTGGTTGCCTATATCCTATACCGCAGATATAGGGAAAGCAGAG AAGAGCGGCTGACATTTGTTGGGGAGGATGACATCGAGATAGAGATGCGAGTCCCCCAGGAGGCTGTGAAGCTCATCATTGGCCGGCAAGGAGCCAATATTAAACAG CTACGAAAACAGACAGGTGCTCGGATCGATGTGGACACGGAGGATGTAGGAGATGAGCGGGTGCTGCTTATCAGTGGTTTTCCTGTTCAGGTGTGCAAGGCCAAAGCAGCAATTCATCAGATCCTGACTGAGAGTACCCCAGTGTCTGAGCAGCTCTCAGTTCCCCAGAGATCTGTGGGCAGAATCATAG GGAGAGGCGGCGAGACAATTCGTTCTATCTGTAAGGCCTCGGGAGCCAAAATAAACTGTGACAAAGAATCAGAGGGGACATTGCTACTATCAAGACTTATAAAAATCTCAGGAACACAGAAGGAGGTGGCAGCAGCTAAG CATTTGATACTGGAGAAAGTTTCAGAAGATGAAGAACTTAGGAAGAGAATTGCTCATTCTGCAGAAACCAGAGTCCCACGGAAGCAGCCAATCAGCGTAAGAAGAGAGGAAGTGACAGAGCCAGCTGGGGCTGGAAAGCCAGCTTTATGGAAAAACACTGGCACTAGCTTGGAGCAGGCTGCACCTCTGGCAGTTCCTCCCCGCAGAGGAGGTGGCGACACGTCTGTTGTAGGACCAGAAGAGCGTTCCTGCAGGAAACCTAATGATGACAACCTTCAGAAGTTTGGAGCCCAGACCAGTCCAGAGACATCCATGTTTGAAA TCCCCAGTCCAGACTTCAGTTTCCATGCTGATGAATTCCTAGAAGTCTATGTCTCTGCCTCTGAACATCCTAACCACTTCTGGATCCAAATCATTGGCTCCCGCAGCCTGCAACTGGATAAGCTTGTCAGGGAGATGACCCAGCACTATGAAAATAGTCTG CCTGAAGACTTGACTGTGCATGTAGGAGACATTGTCGCAGCACCTTTACCTACAAATGGTTCCTGGTATCGAGCCCGAGTCCTTGGCACCTTGGAGAATGGGAACCTGGACCTCTACTTCGTTGACTTTGGAGATAATGGATATTGTCCACTGAGGGACCTCAGGGTGCTCAG gaGTGACTTCCTAAGCCTTCCATTTCAAGCAATAGAGTGTAGTCTGGCACGGATAGCCCCCTCAG GTGAACAATGGGAAGAGGAAGCTTTGGATGAGTTTGACAGACTCACTCACTGTGCTGGGTGGAAGCCCCTGGTGGCCAAGATCTCTAGCTACGTCCAGTCTGGGATCTCAACTTGGCCCAAGATCCACTTATACGACACTAGCAATGGGAAG AAACTTGATATTGGGTTAGAATTAGTTCGTAAAGGATACGCAATTGAGCTTCCTGAAGAcatggaagaaaacagagctgtCCCAGTAACGTCGCCCAATGTG GCCACAGAAACAGATGTCTCTCTCCGCAGCACAGTCACTGAGACCAAGAAGAGTCCTGGAGAGATGGCGCATACCCTGTCCTGCCTCAGTTTATTAG AAGCTGCCTCTGTGTCTGGTGATGATAACCTTGAAGATGACTACTTAGTCTGA
- the TDRKH gene encoding tudor and KH domain-containing protein isoform X2, with translation MSTERTSWTSLSTIQKIALGLGIPASAVVAYILYRRYRESREERLTFVGEDDIEIEMRVPQEAVKLIIGRQGANIKQLRKQTGARIDVDTEDVGDERVLLISGFPVQVCKAKAAIHQILTESTPVSEQLSVPQRSVGRIIGRGGETIRSICKASGAKINCDKESEGTLLLSRLIKISGTQKEVAAAKHLILEKVSEDEELRKRIAHSAETRVPRKQPISVRREEVTEPAGAGKPALWKNTGTSLEQAAPLAVPPRRGGGDTSVVGPEERSCRKPNDDNLQKFGAQTSPETSMFEIPSPDFSFHADEFLEVYVSASEHPNHFWIQIIGSRSLQLDKLVREMTQHYENSLPEDLTVHVGDIVAAPLPTNGSWYRARVLGTLENGNLDLYFVDFGDNGYCPLRDLRVLRSDFLSLPFQAIECSLARIAPSGEQWEEEALDEFDRLTHCAGWKPLVAKISSYVQSGISTWPKIHLYDTSNGKKLDIGLELVRKGYAIELPEDMEENRAVPVTSPNVATETDVSLRSTVTETKKSPGEMAHTLSCLSLLEAASVSGDDNLEDDYLV, from the exons ATGTCCACTGAACGGACTTCTTGGACAAGTTTGTCCACTATTCAGAAAATAGCACTGGGCCTCGGGATCCCAGCCAGTGCAGTGGTTGCCTATATCCTATACCGCAGATATAGGGAAAGCAGAG AAGAGCGGCTGACATTTGTTGGGGAGGATGACATCGAGATAGAGATGCGAGTCCCCCAGGAGGCTGTGAAGCTCATCATTGGCCGGCAAGGAGCCAATATTAAACAG CTACGAAAACAGACAGGTGCTCGGATCGATGTGGACACGGAGGATGTAGGAGATGAGCGGGTGCTGCTTATCAGTGGTTTTCCTGTTCAGGTGTGCAAGGCCAAAGCAGCAATTCATCAGATCCTGACTGAGAGTACCCCAGTGTCTGAGCAGCTCTCAGTTCCCCAGAGATCTGTGGGCAGAATCATAG GGAGAGGCGGCGAGACAATTCGTTCTATCTGTAAGGCCTCGGGAGCCAAAATAAACTGTGACAAAGAATCAGAGGGGACATTGCTACTATCAAGACTTATAAAAATCTCAGGAACACAGAAGGAGGTGGCAGCAGCTAAG CATTTGATACTGGAGAAAGTTTCAGAAGATGAAGAACTTAGGAAGAGAATTGCTCATTCTGCAGAAACCAGAGTCCCACGGAAGCAGCCAATCAGCGTAAGAAGAGAGGAAGTGACAGAGCCAGCTGGGGCTGGAAAGCCAGCTTTATGGAAAAACACTGGCACTAGCTTGGAGCAGGCTGCACCTCTGGCAGTTCCTCCCCGCAGAGGAGGTGGCGACACGTCTGTTGTAGGACCAGAAGAGCGTTCCTGCAGGAAACCTAATGATGACAACCTTCAGAAGTTTGGAGCCCAGACCAGTCCAGAGACATCCATGTTTGAAA TCCCCAGTCCAGACTTCAGTTTCCATGCTGATGAATTCCTAGAAGTCTATGTCTCTGCCTCTGAACATCCTAACCACTTCTGGATCCAAATCATTGGCTCCCGCAGCCTGCAACTGGATAAGCTTGTCAGGGAGATGACCCAGCACTATGAAAATAGTCTG CCTGAAGACTTGACTGTGCATGTAGGAGACATTGTCGCAGCACCTTTACCTACAAATGGTTCCTGGTATCGAGCCCGAGTCCTTGGCACCTTGGAGAATGGGAACCTGGACCTCTACTTCGTTGACTTTGGAGATAATGGATATTGTCCACTGAGGGACCTCAGGGTGCTCAG gaGTGACTTCCTAAGCCTTCCATTTCAAGCAATAGAGTGTAGTCTGGCACGGATAGCCCCCTCAG GTGAACAATGGGAAGAGGAAGCTTTGGATGAGTTTGACAGACTCACTCACTGTGCTGGGTGGAAGCCCCTGGTGGCCAAGATCTCTAGCTACGTCCAGTCTGGGATCTCAACTTGGCCCAAGATCCACTTATACGACACTAGCAATGGGAAG AAACTTGATATTGGGTTAGAATTAGTTCGTAAAGGATACGCAATTGAGCTTCCTGAAGAcatggaagaaaacagagctgtCCCAGTAACGTCGCCCAATGTG GCCACAGAAACAGATGTCTCTCTCCGCAGCACAGTCACTGAGACCAAGAAGAGTCCTGGAGAGATGGCGCATACCCTGTCCTGCCTCAGTTTATTAG AAGCTGCCTCTGTGTCTGGTGATGATAACCTTGAAGATGACTACTTAGTCTGA
- the OAZ3 gene encoding ornithine decarboxylase antizyme 3 (protein translation is dependent on polyamine-induced +1 ribosomal frameshift; non-AUG (CUG) translation initiation codon; The RefSeq protein has 1 substitution compared to this genomic sequence): MPRNRSRPFIYSLSYIKRGKTRNYLYPIWSPYAYYLYRYKYRITLREKMLPCYKSITYKEQEHLTLRPRCCLQCSESLVGLHRGRSSEQGDQDKLKELYSAGNLTVLATDPLLHQDPVQLDFHFRLTPQTSAHWHGLLCDHRLFLDIPYRALDQGSRESLTATLEYVEEKTNVDSVLVNFQNNRNDRGALLRAFSYMGFEVVRPDHPALPPWNNVIFMVYPLERDLGHLPSETP; this comes from the exons CTGCCTCGTAACAGGTCGCGCCCCTTTATCTACTCCCTTTCTTATATCAAGAGGGGAAAAACACGGAACTACCTCTACCCGATCTGGTCACCATACGCCTATTACCTTTACCGTTACAAATACCGGATCACCCTCCGGGAGAAGATGCTGCCTTGTTATAAAAG CATCACTTATAAGGAACAGGAGCACTTGACACTCCGACCCCGTTACTGTCTTCAGTGCTCC GAGTCCCTAGTAGGCCTTCACAGGGGCAGAAGCAGCGAGCAGGGTGATCAAGACAAGCTTAAAGAACTGTATTCG GCTGGGAACCTGACGGTGCTGGCTACTGACCCCCTGCTTCACCAGGACCCGGTGCAGTTAGACTTCCACTTCCGCCTCACCCCCCAGACCTCTGCCCATTGGCACGGCCTTCTTTGTGACCACAGACTCTTCCTAGATATCCCATACCGGGCCTTGGATCAAGGCAGCCGGGAAAG TTTGACTGCAACACTGGAGTATGTGGAGGAGAAGACCAATGTGGATTCTGTGCTTGTAAACTTCCAAAACAACCGGAATGACAGAG GTGCCCTGCTACGGGCCTTCAGCTACATGGGCTTTGAAGTGGTCAGACCAGATCACCCGGCCCTTCCTCCCTGGAACAATGTCATCTTTATGGTGTATCCCCTTGAAAGGGACCTAGGCCACCTGCCCAGTGAAACTCCCTGA